The following proteins are co-located in the Calditrichota bacterium genome:
- a CDS encoding sulfatase — protein sequence MKNNQVSRRSFLKATSVTAAAVAAGLPLFSCSGNKKPNIIFIMSDDHAYQAISCYNNNLIQTPNIDRLAKDGVRFVNSFVTNSICAPSRAVLLTGKYSHINGVIDNRVKFDGSQQTFPKLLQQAGYQTAMIGKWHLKSDPTGFDYWNILPGQGQYYNPDFIEMGERKRIHGYVTDITTDFALNWLKNRDKSKPFCLLLHHKAPHRDWMPDLKFLSEFRDRDLPIPETFYDDYSTRSDAAREQEMRVADNTFPAFDLKITYDHEPKTPEEKRDQEFWSGAYNRMDEEQRRKWDAAYGPQNQEFRKKNLKGNLLAEYKYQRFIKDYLRCIKSVDDNVGRVLDYLDESGLAENTIVVYTSDQGFYLGEHGWFDKRWMYEESLRMPLIVRYPKKVAPAVNEKDMVLNLDFAPTFLDFAGVPVPKDMQGRSMRSILEGKTPPDWRQEIYYHYYEYPAWHMVKRHYGIRTQRYKLIHFYYDIDAWELYDLEKDTHELHNVYDDPAYVDVVKELKVKLDRLQKKFGDTDYLKYLPKK from the coding sequence ATGAAAAATAATCAAGTCTCCCGTCGTTCTTTTCTAAAAGCAACGAGCGTGACCGCTGCCGCCGTTGCTGCCGGACTGCCTTTATTTTCCTGTTCGGGAAATAAAAAGCCAAATATTATTTTCATCATGTCCGATGACCATGCGTATCAGGCCATTAGTTGCTACAACAACAACTTAATTCAAACGCCCAACATCGACAGGCTGGCGAAAGATGGCGTGCGTTTTGTGAATAGTTTTGTCACAAATTCCATTTGTGCGCCGAGCAGGGCAGTGTTGCTTACCGGAAAATACAGCCACATCAACGGCGTGATCGACAACCGGGTGAAATTCGACGGCAGCCAGCAAACTTTTCCCAAATTGTTGCAGCAAGCCGGCTATCAAACCGCGATGATCGGAAAGTGGCATCTGAAAAGCGATCCGACTGGGTTCGATTACTGGAATATTTTGCCGGGGCAAGGGCAATATTACAATCCGGATTTCATCGAAATGGGGGAGCGGAAACGAATTCATGGCTACGTGACAGACATCACGACTGATTTTGCTCTGAACTGGCTTAAAAATCGGGATAAATCCAAACCGTTTTGTTTGTTGCTTCATCACAAAGCACCGCATCGAGACTGGATGCCTGACTTGAAATTTTTGTCAGAATTTCGCGATCGCGATCTGCCGATTCCGGAGACTTTTTACGATGATTACAGCACGCGCAGCGACGCCGCCCGGGAACAGGAAATGCGCGTCGCGGATAACACATTCCCGGCATTCGATTTGAAAATTACTTACGATCATGAGCCAAAGACCCCTGAAGAAAAGCGAGATCAGGAATTCTGGAGCGGCGCGTACAATCGCATGGACGAAGAGCAGCGCCGTAAATGGGATGCCGCGTACGGACCACAAAACCAGGAATTCCGCAAGAAAAATCTCAAAGGAAACTTGCTCGCAGAGTACAAATACCAGCGTTTCATCAAGGATTATCTGCGCTGCATCAAATCCGTCGATGATAATGTGGGTAGAGTTTTAGATTATCTTGACGAATCGGGACTGGCGGAAAATACGATTGTGGTTTACACCTCTGATCAGGGATTCTATCTCGGCGAGCACGGCTGGTTTGACAAAAGATGGATGTATGAGGAATCGTTGCGTATGCCGCTGATCGTTCGCTATCCGAAAAAAGTAGCGCCGGCGGTGAATGAAAAAGACATGGTGCTCAATCTGGATTTTGCGCCCACTTTTCTCGATTTTGCCGGAGTGCCGGTGCCGAAAGATATGCAGGGACGTTCTATGCGTTCGATTTTAGAAGGAAAAACTCCGCCTGACTGGCGGCAAGAAATTTATTATCACTATTATGAATATCCTGCCTGGCACATGGTGAAGCGGCACTACGGAATTCGTACGCAACGCTACAAATTGATTCATTTCTATTACGATATCGATGCCTGGGAATTGTACGATTTGGAAAAAGATACGCACGAATTGCACAATGTTTACGATGATCCGGCTTACGTCGACGTGGTGAAAGAGTTGAAAGTTAAACTGGATCGATTGCAGAAAAAATTTGGCGATACGGATTATTTGAAATATTTGCCAAAGAAATAA